A region from the Halosolutus gelatinilyticus genome encodes:
- a CDS encoding MmgE/PrpD family protein, with product MTTTETLAEFVQRTGYGDLSDDVRDALKRRLLDSIGIAIAAQEAEPPRIVHRTVTDLEDNGPCTLWLRDGSASPVQAAMHNTALVRYLDYMDSFLAPDETPHPSDNVGAVVAAGEYADATGEDLLAGLAIAYEIQAELAWNAPVREKGFDHVTHTVISTAAGASKLLGLDRDETRNAIAIAGTAHNALRVTRTGRINEWKGIASANAARNAVYAAMLAKNGMAGPRNLFEGRKGWQAVISGPFEVDLTPGERVHDVMTKRYVAETYAQSAVEGIIEVAEREGIDPENVAGIKLETFGGAKLIIGGGEGNRYEVENRAQADHSLPYMLAAALIDRDLSLAQYEPERIRRDDVQDLLRIVDVSEDSDLTERFEAGEMPAVIDVTMDDGTTYRVEKDAFRGHPTDPIGWEGLEEKVETITGEHLADTERDELIETIRTIEDRDVADLASLLS from the coding sequence ATGACCACCACGGAAACGCTCGCGGAATTCGTCCAGCGGACCGGCTACGGCGACCTCTCCGACGACGTTCGCGACGCGCTCAAGCGGCGGTTGCTCGACTCGATCGGAATCGCGATCGCCGCGCAGGAGGCCGAACCACCCCGGATCGTCCACCGGACGGTGACGGACCTCGAGGATAACGGCCCTTGCACCCTCTGGCTGCGCGACGGGAGCGCGTCGCCGGTCCAGGCCGCGATGCACAACACCGCGCTCGTCAGGTACCTCGACTACATGGATTCGTTTCTCGCTCCCGACGAGACGCCCCACCCGAGCGACAACGTCGGCGCGGTCGTCGCCGCCGGAGAGTACGCCGATGCCACGGGCGAGGACCTGCTCGCGGGGCTGGCGATCGCCTACGAGATTCAGGCCGAACTCGCCTGGAACGCGCCGGTTCGCGAGAAGGGGTTCGACCACGTCACGCACACCGTCATCTCGACCGCCGCCGGCGCGTCGAAACTCCTCGGCCTCGACCGCGACGAGACTCGGAACGCTATCGCGATCGCCGGGACCGCGCACAACGCGCTTCGAGTGACCCGCACCGGGAGGATCAACGAGTGGAAGGGCATCGCGTCGGCCAACGCAGCGCGTAACGCGGTCTACGCGGCGATGCTCGCGAAAAACGGGATGGCCGGGCCGCGGAACCTCTTCGAGGGCCGGAAGGGGTGGCAGGCCGTGATCTCGGGGCCGTTCGAGGTCGACCTGACGCCCGGCGAGCGCGTGCACGACGTGATGACGAAGCGCTACGTCGCGGAGACCTACGCGCAGTCCGCGGTGGAGGGCATCATCGAAGTCGCCGAACGCGAGGGGATCGACCCCGAGAACGTCGCGGGGATCAAGCTCGAGACGTTCGGCGGCGCGAAACTCATCATCGGCGGCGGCGAGGGCAACCGGTACGAGGTCGAAAACCGGGCCCAGGCGGACCACTCGCTGCCGTACATGCTCGCCGCGGCGCTGATCGATCGCGACCTCTCGCTCGCGCAGTACGAACCGGAGCGCATCCGGCGCGACGACGTACAGGATCTGCTTCGAATCGTCGACGTCAGCGAGGATTCCGACCTCACCGAGCGCTTCGAGGCCGGCGAGATGCCCGCCGTCATCGACGTGACGATGGACGACGGCACCACCTATCGGGTCGAGAAGGACGCGTTCCGCGGCCATCCGACGGATCCGATCGGGTGGGAGGGTCTCGAGGAGAAGGTCGAGACGATCACCGGAGAGCACCTCGCCGATACCGAGCGCGACGAGCTCATCGAGACGATCCGGACGATCGAAGACCGAGACGTCGCCGACCTCGCGAGCCTGCTGTCGTGA
- a CDS encoding ferritin-like domain-containing protein has protein sequence MSTSDHAPADALAAQLERLYYVERELRTELETLANDVAIDTLDDARVTECRDELRARIDEHREETDRHRERVEEAFDVLGEEPSTRRAPELDGLLADKEAFNNVVLNDELRPLYYLEVALKLEAIECTAYETAMAIAGALGDEGDAVIDALQDSYDEERAMRTDLESLADGDAIETLLAATTVDENADRSSLDRSW, from the coding sequence ATGAGCACGAGCGATCACGCGCCAGCGGACGCCCTCGCAGCCCAACTCGAGCGCCTCTACTACGTCGAGCGAGAGCTGCGTACCGAGCTCGAGACGCTCGCGAACGACGTCGCGATCGACACCCTGGACGACGCGCGCGTCACGGAGTGTCGAGACGAACTGCGGGCGAGGATCGACGAGCACCGCGAGGAGACCGATCGTCACCGCGAGCGAGTCGAGGAGGCCTTCGACGTGCTCGGCGAAGAGCCGTCGACGCGGCGCGCGCCCGAACTCGACGGGCTGCTCGCGGACAAGGAGGCGTTCAACAACGTCGTCTTGAACGACGAGCTGCGGCCGCTGTACTACCTCGAAGTCGCCCTGAAACTCGAAGCGATCGAGTGTACCGCCTACGAGACGGCGATGGCGATCGCCGGCGCGCTCGGCGACGAGGGCGACGCCGTCATCGACGCGCTGCAGGATAGCTACGACGAGGAACGCGCGATGCGAACGGATCTCGAATCGCTGGCCGACGGCGACGCGATCGAGACGCTGCTCGCCGCGACGACGGTCGACGAGAACGCCGACCGGAGTTCGCTCGACCGATCGTGGTGA
- a CDS encoding ferritin-like domain-containing protein, whose translation MNLETLEDLFGHRLQHVYYAERTHVELLSEMAADAEHDLADRFAAHRDRTETHVERLEDAFAALGRRPTASRSRAVDGLAESRRVRLDAGEPPAVVDFEIGLAAERLEIRSYEMLLRLAGRLAYADDVTAPLEATLEEEREALDAFENVESDLSLPVATGSERD comes from the coding sequence ATGAACCTCGAAACGCTCGAAGACCTGTTCGGCCACCGACTCCAGCACGTCTATTACGCCGAACGAACGCACGTGGAATTGCTTTCGGAGATGGCGGCGGACGCCGAGCACGATCTGGCCGATCGGTTCGCGGCCCACCGCGATCGGACCGAAACTCACGTGGAACGACTCGAGGACGCGTTCGCAGCCCTCGGTCGACGGCCGACAGCGAGTCGATCGCGGGCGGTCGACGGCCTGGCCGAGTCGCGTCGCGTGCGCCTCGACGCGGGCGAGCCGCCCGCCGTCGTCGACTTCGAGATCGGACTCGCGGCCGAACGCCTCGAGATCAGGTCGTACGAGATGCTACTCAGGCTCGCCGGTCGGCTGGCCTACGCGGACGACGTCACCGCGCCGCTCGAAGCAACCCTCGAGGAGGAGCGCGAAGCGCTCGACGCGTTCGAGAACGTCGAGTCCGACCTATCGCTTCCGGTCGCGACCGGGAGCGAACGCGACTGA
- a CDS encoding glutamate-cysteine ligase family protein: protein MNTGIEVEYWVTDRNGELAPPGELTDGSDRTVEEFVEPLVELKTQPCESIDALRRRFLRQLDEVLSRADELDKRLVPLGTPINCDGVSRRSGERGRIQEAVVGSDFARAKYCAGTHIHVEKRNVTDQLNALIALDPALALVNSSPYVRGTPVANGARAYWYRKKAYEEFPKHGQLWAYVDTVGEWRRRLECRFEEFKAAAIEAGVDEAAVEDHFCPDDVVWTPIRLRESMPTVEWRSPDAALPSQLLRLTAEVRAVMERLHHTNVRIGDHGGREPGRVSTDGITLPDFETACDLADVAMRTGIENDRVAAYLDRMGFSVADYHPISTRIDGRQYVTRSDARDLRLEYANALEADVETLLRTVES, encoded by the coding sequence ATGAACACGGGCATCGAAGTCGAGTACTGGGTGACCGATCGGAACGGCGAGCTCGCGCCGCCGGGCGAACTCACCGACGGCTCCGATCGGACCGTCGAGGAGTTCGTCGAACCGCTGGTCGAACTGAAAACGCAACCGTGCGAGTCGATCGACGCGCTCCGGCGTCGGTTTCTCCGGCAGCTCGACGAGGTTCTCTCGCGCGCCGACGAACTGGACAAGCGACTCGTCCCGCTCGGAACCCCGATCAACTGCGACGGGGTTTCGCGCCGCTCCGGCGAGCGCGGACGCATTCAGGAGGCCGTCGTCGGATCCGACTTCGCCCGCGCCAAGTACTGTGCGGGGACGCACATCCACGTCGAGAAACGGAACGTCACCGACCAGCTCAACGCGCTCATCGCGCTGGATCCGGCGCTCGCGCTCGTCAACTCGTCGCCGTACGTTCGGGGAACGCCCGTCGCGAACGGCGCCCGGGCCTACTGGTACCGGAAGAAGGCGTACGAAGAGTTCCCGAAACACGGTCAGCTGTGGGCCTACGTCGACACCGTCGGCGAGTGGCGCCGCCGCCTCGAATGCCGGTTCGAGGAGTTCAAAGCGGCGGCGATCGAGGCGGGCGTCGACGAAGCCGCGGTCGAGGACCACTTCTGTCCCGACGACGTGGTCTGGACGCCGATTCGGTTGCGAGAGTCGATGCCGACCGTCGAGTGGCGATCGCCGGACGCGGCGCTCCCGAGCCAGCTCCTGCGGCTGACCGCGGAGGTGCGGGCGGTGATGGAGCGACTCCACCACACCAACGTCCGGATCGGCGACCACGGCGGCCGCGAACCGGGTCGCGTCTCGACCGATGGGATCACGCTCCCCGATTTCGAGACCGCGTGCGACCTCGCGGACGTCGCGATGCGCACCGGGATCGAGAACGACCGGGTCGCCGCCTACCTCGATCGAATGGGGTTCTCGGTCGCCGACTACCACCCGATCTCGACCCGAATCGACGGCCGGCAGTACGTCACCCGGAGCGACGCGCGCGATCTCCGGCTCGAGTACGCGAACGCGCTCGAAGCCGACGTCGAGACGTTACTGAGAACCGTCGAGTCCTGA
- a CDS encoding ABC transporter permease, whose translation MEIGVVAGVVLIGFVHGVLPDHGWPIAATYALNRRRRWLYGVVAALVLGIGHLLSSVALVVAYVWFGAFAEFAEGPWMRYVAGVLLILLGVHEYRRGGHGDHSHHRHEPERAHRDERGHDRHSHHDHHGHDCHEHGPQNHHVHADGADTGVLARVRSALPGGGHHHLSEEHAERGLAALGTTALLLGFAHEEPVQILAICGGAGTDRCLELMLVYSFAVIVAIVLPTLLLLAGYERHRDRIERYTPYLPTVTAIILVGMGAAFIVGLI comes from the coding sequence ATGGAGATCGGAGTCGTCGCCGGCGTCGTCCTGATCGGGTTCGTTCACGGCGTCCTGCCGGACCACGGCTGGCCGATCGCGGCGACGTACGCGCTGAACCGACGACGGCGCTGGTTGTACGGCGTCGTCGCGGCGCTGGTGCTCGGGATCGGACACCTCCTCAGCAGCGTCGCGCTCGTGGTGGCGTACGTCTGGTTCGGCGCCTTCGCCGAATTCGCGGAGGGGCCGTGGATGCGCTACGTCGCGGGCGTCCTCCTGATCCTGCTCGGCGTCCACGAGTATCGACGCGGCGGGCACGGCGATCACAGCCACCATCGCCACGAACCGGAGCGCGCGCATCGCGACGAACGCGGTCACGATCGTCACAGCCATCACGACCACCACGGGCACGATTGTCACGAACACGGTCCCCAGAATCACCACGTCCACGCTGACGGCGCTGATACCGGTGTACTCGCCCGCGTTCGTTCGGCACTTCCCGGCGGCGGCCACCACCACCTCAGCGAGGAGCACGCCGAACGGGGGCTGGCTGCCCTCGGGACGACGGCGCTTCTCCTCGGATTCGCCCACGAGGAACCCGTCCAGATCCTCGCGATCTGCGGCGGCGCCGGTACCGATCGCTGTCTCGAACTGATGCTCGTTTACTCGTTCGCGGTGATCGTCGCGATCGTTCTGCCGACGCTGCTGTTGCTCGCCGGCTACGAACGTCACCGCGATCGGATCGAGCGCTACACGCCGTATCTGCCGACGGTGACGGCGATCATCCTCGTCGGGATGGGTGCGGCGTTCATCGTCGGCCTCATCTGA
- a CDS encoding DUF6789 family protein has protein sequence MALQDRIPRFRSTSEPREGPRATAEQSQTEHAVYAAIRGLQAGFVATIIMTAFRLPIMRSLPPSANFWSQYVAGGDPDEHPIAGLLLHFAYGIQAGAIFGGLFALQDAERSIEPEQRGIIWGMIYGMALSAFGSQVMLKELLGIRLGGDELALFHAGHLVYGLSLGAWVGSRTEGVEDPEEEYEYDDGN, from the coding sequence ATGGCTCTCCAAGACCGGATCCCGCGGTTTCGATCGACGAGCGAACCCCGCGAGGGGCCGCGTGCGACGGCCGAACAGTCGCAGACCGAACACGCCGTCTACGCGGCGATTCGCGGGCTCCAGGCTGGGTTCGTCGCGACCATCATCATGACGGCGTTCCGGCTGCCGATCATGCGATCGCTGCCGCCGTCGGCGAACTTCTGGTCGCAGTACGTCGCCGGCGGCGATCCCGACGAGCACCCGATAGCCGGCCTCCTCTTGCACTTTGCGTACGGAATCCAGGCGGGCGCGATCTTTGGCGGCCTGTTCGCGCTGCAAGACGCCGAGCGATCGATCGAGCCCGAGCAGCGGGGCATCATTTGGGGAATGATCTACGGCATGGCCCTCTCGGCGTTCGGCTCGCAAGTGATGTTGAAGGAACTACTCGGTATTCGACTCGGCGGCGACGAACTCGCGCTGTTTCACGCCGGCCACCTCGTCTACGGGCTCTCGCTCGGCGCCTGGGTGGGCTCGCGAACGGAGGGTGTCGAGGATCCGGAGGAAGAGTACGAGTACGACGACGGGAACTAA
- a CDS encoding Gfo/Idh/MocA family protein translates to MRFGVLSTAGIARKAFLPAIEPTEHEVTAIASRDPDRARSVADAYGIPEWYDGYDDLLADADVDAVYVPVPNALHARWTKRAADAGLDVLCEKPLAVDADEARDVVDRCAERGVTLMEAFMYRYHPRTERAIALAREELDAVRSVTAAFKFPLFDRPDDVRLSPELAGGSLMDVGCYAVSIARQFLGEPERAYAYANDSRGAGVDTELAGVLEYDGASARIACGFDTQEVQRYRVEADNGWIEVDDAFNGPSDERLELEYEIDGRRAVETFDVVDQYGLEIEAFAASVEEGREPRTGGEETIANMRAIDALSESAERGHPVEV, encoded by the coding sequence ATGAGATTCGGCGTTCTCAGCACGGCGGGAATCGCTCGGAAAGCCTTCCTTCCGGCTATCGAGCCGACGGAACACGAGGTAACGGCGATCGCGTCCCGCGATCCGGACCGGGCGCGGTCCGTCGCCGACGCGTACGGTATTCCGGAGTGGTACGATGGATACGACGACCTGCTCGCGGACGCGGACGTCGACGCGGTGTACGTTCCGGTGCCGAACGCGTTGCACGCCCGCTGGACGAAACGGGCGGCGGACGCCGGCCTCGACGTCCTCTGCGAGAAACCGTTGGCCGTCGACGCGGACGAAGCACGCGACGTCGTCGACCGCTGCGCCGAGCGCGGCGTGACGCTGATGGAGGCGTTCATGTACCGGTACCACCCGCGAACCGAGCGCGCGATCGCGCTGGCGCGCGAGGAACTCGACGCGGTGCGATCCGTGACGGCGGCGTTCAAGTTCCCGCTGTTCGATCGGCCGGACGACGTTCGCCTCTCGCCGGAACTGGCCGGCGGCAGCCTGATGGACGTCGGCTGCTACGCCGTTTCGATCGCGCGACAGTTCCTCGGCGAACCCGAGCGAGCCTACGCGTACGCGAACGACTCCCGCGGGGCGGGCGTCGACACGGAACTGGCGGGCGTTCTGGAGTACGACGGGGCGTCGGCCCGGATCGCCTGCGGGTTCGACACGCAGGAGGTCCAGCGCTACCGCGTCGAGGCAGACAACGGCTGGATCGAGGTCGACGACGCGTTCAACGGGCCGTCGGACGAGCGACTCGAACTCGAGTACGAGATCGACGGCCGCCGCGCCGTCGAGACCTTCGACGTCGTCGACCAGTACGGCCTCGAGATCGAAGCGTTCGCCGCGAGCGTCGAGGAGGGGCGCGAACCGCGGACCGGCGGCGAGGAGACGATCGCCAACATGCGCGCGATCGACGCGCTGTCCGAGAGCGCCGAACGCGGCCACCCCGTCGAGGTCTGA
- the larE gene encoding ATP-dependent sacrificial sulfur transferase LarE has protein sequence MTRVEAKLEAARADLETHDGVLIAFSGGVDSSVVAALAHDALGEDAIACTAKSETLPEAELEDATRVAEEIGIRHEIVEFSELESDRFVENDDDRCYHCRTMRLGEMFQAAREFGIETVCDGTNADDPGAGHRPGLQAVEELDVYSPLLAHDVSKEEVRAIATHYGLSVADKPSMACLSSRIPTGLEVTEERLTRVERAEALLRQWGFDQFRVRDHDGLARIEIAPDELDRALDQGFVETVRDALSDLGFEHVTLDLHGYRTGSVSPGGEDAAESD, from the coding sequence ATGACACGGGTCGAGGCGAAACTCGAGGCCGCCCGCGCCGACCTCGAGACCCACGACGGCGTGCTGATCGCGTTCTCCGGCGGGGTCGACTCGAGCGTGGTGGCCGCGCTCGCCCACGACGCCCTCGGCGAGGACGCGATCGCCTGCACCGCGAAGAGCGAGACGCTCCCCGAGGCCGAACTCGAGGACGCGACGCGGGTCGCCGAGGAGATCGGCATCCGCCACGAGATCGTCGAGTTCTCCGAGCTCGAGAGCGATCGGTTCGTCGAGAACGACGACGATCGCTGCTATCACTGCCGGACGATGCGGCTGGGCGAGATGTTCCAGGCCGCCCGCGAGTTCGGCATCGAGACGGTCTGCGACGGCACCAACGCGGACGATCCGGGCGCGGGCCACCGCCCCGGCCTCCAGGCGGTCGAGGAACTGGACGTCTACTCGCCGCTGTTAGCCCACGACGTCTCGAAGGAGGAGGTTCGCGCGATCGCCACCCACTACGGGCTCTCGGTCGCGGACAAGCCGTCGATGGCCTGTCTCTCCTCGCGCATCCCGACCGGCCTCGAAGTCACCGAGGAGCGACTCACCCGGGTCGAACGGGCCGAGGCCCTCCTGCGTCAGTGGGGATTCGACCAGTTCCGCGTCCGCGATCACGACGGCCTCGCCCGCATCGAGATCGCGCCGGACGAACTCGATCGGGCGCTCGATCAGGGGTTCGTCGAAACCGTCCGCGACGCGCTCTCGGACCTCGGGTTCGAGCACGTCACGCTCGACCTGCACGGCTACCGGACGGGGAGCGTCAGCCCCGGTGGCGAGGACGCGGCGGAGTCCGATTGA
- a CDS encoding VOC family protein: MGTLRFDHVGVVVDDLDAVAAFFLDLGFEREGGTLVEGESVDEINGLDGVRAEVMMVRAPDGSGTLELVKYHAPADNESAHPSPANRLGFRHIAIEVTGSITRTLLDWTSITAINAPSWRRSTQRSIARPAQKRQSGAVAPPIRSPYSFALRFRSRVWPSVSGETRQPHGAATNSCGPVPTITAIGASQPGHRVPESPIEDASADASVIDPPGIDPRDRSGPAAASDRPLDRSPRSPLAGRFDRRSCLRAILSSCETFMSRE; encoded by the coding sequence ATGGGAACGCTGCGTTTCGATCATGTGGGTGTTGTCGTCGATGACCTCGACGCCGTGGCCGCGTTCTTCCTCGACCTGGGATTCGAGCGCGAGGGCGGGACGCTGGTCGAGGGCGAGTCTGTGGACGAGATCAACGGGCTCGACGGCGTCCGAGCGGAGGTGATGATGGTGCGAGCGCCGGACGGCAGCGGCACGCTCGAACTCGTCAAGTACCATGCGCCGGCCGACAACGAGAGCGCACACCCCTCGCCGGCGAACCGGCTGGGCTTCCGGCACATCGCCATCGAGGTCACCGGATCGATCACGCGCACACTGCTAGACTGGACGTCGATCACTGCGATCAACGCCCCTTCGTGGAGGCGGTCGACTCAGCGATCGATCGCTCGGCCCGCGCAAAAACGGCAGTCGGGTGCTGTCGCACCCCCAATCCGTTCCCCCTACTCGTTCGCGCTCCGATTCCGATCGCGGGTGTGGCCGAGCGTTTCGGGCGAGACCCGACAGCCACACGGCGCGGCGACGAATTCGTGCGGGCCGGTCCCCACGATCACCGCGATCGGCGCGTCGCAACCGGGACATCGCGTCCCCGAGTCCCCGATCGAGGACGCGTCAGCGGATGCGTCGGTCATCGATCCACCCGGTATCGATCCCCGCGATCGCTCCGGACCCGCGGCCGCAAGCGACCGGCCGCTCGATCGCTCGCCGCGATCGCCGCTGGCCGGACGATTCGATCGCCGTAGCTGTTTGCGAGCGATACTGTCGTCGTGCGAGACGTTTATGTCTCGTGAGTAA
- a CDS encoding MSCRAMM family adhesin SdrC — translation MSPQFSDDDIDKTVETAAGEPIGVVIAADENTAYVDPDPGVADSIKAALDWGDGSDDPLPVASDAVAEITDERIQLDAEVSNEYDEMGTMEDEGESGHSRAHEQRGAGTSPREPVDSIDEVETDVGGSGTDSDADEPDWSDPEVGRQDETDAEPERSGGAGPDANRQDETDTEPDDIDDTDPGMDDFDESDPGVEGDTDDPSLSDAAGEIDGDRERRRDPTADPIEEVSGEAPEDRETIGSGTRDDVDVDPNEVTDDDPEAEIAPEEDVGDRTDDRTETDG, via the coding sequence ATGAGCCCACAGTTTTCGGACGACGACATCGACAAGACCGTCGAAACTGCGGCGGGCGAGCCGATCGGCGTCGTGATCGCCGCCGACGAGAACACGGCGTACGTCGATCCGGACCCCGGCGTCGCGGACTCGATCAAGGCCGCCCTCGACTGGGGCGACGGATCGGACGATCCGCTGCCGGTCGCGAGCGACGCGGTCGCCGAAATCACCGACGAAAGGATCCAACTCGACGCCGAGGTCTCGAACGAGTACGACGAGATGGGGACGATGGAGGACGAAGGGGAGAGCGGCCACTCCAGAGCGCACGAGCAACGGGGGGCCGGCACGTCTCCCAGAGAGCCCGTCGACTCGATCGACGAGGTCGAAACGGACGTCGGCGGATCCGGAACCGATTCGGACGCGGACGAACCCGACTGGTCGGATCCCGAGGTCGGCCGACAGGACGAGACCGACGCCGAACCGGAGCGGTCCGGCGGCGCCGGTCCCGACGCGAATCGACAGGATGAGACCGATACCGAACCGGACGATATCGACGACACGGACCCCGGGATGGACGATTTCGACGAATCGGATCCCGGCGTCGAGGGAGATACTGACGATCCGTCCCTGTCAGACGCCGCCGGGGAGATCGACGGCGATCGGGAACGACGCAGGGACCCCACGGCGGATCCGATCGAAGAGGTCAGCGGCGAAGCCCCCGAGGACCGGGAGACGATCGGATCGGGAACCCGCGACGACGTCGACGTCGATCCGAACGAGGTGACGGACGACGACCCGGAAGCGGAGATCGCTCCCGAGGAGGACGTCGGCGATCGAACGGACGACCGCACCGAAACCGACGGCTAG
- a CDS encoding phosphatase PAP2 family protein has translation MLSQLLLIQAIIVGTLVLLTGIVCGVNPFRLDRTEVRTRIIRIAPIAGFLGLVYLFNRSSHTTGQNLSRLIGVNVTDELRAVEGDFVAHLQAAIPHDLAGYFTFIYLFGFMFVLVFPVVAYFLLPTRRYLTTLFVAYAVNYGIGAICYVVFIAYGPRKTFAHVGQPMYELYPEVSTLTGAVNSSANVFPSLHASLAVTVALLAWLTRDEYPRWTWIATAVTINIVIATMFLGIHWLIDVVAGAVLAVLSILIALRVVPPMEDVDRDPRAALGNRKP, from the coding sequence ATGCTCTCCCAGCTACTGCTCATCCAGGCGATCATCGTCGGCACCCTCGTCCTACTCACGGGCATCGTCTGCGGCGTCAACCCGTTCCGTCTCGACCGGACGGAGGTCCGGACGAGAATCATCCGCATCGCTCCGATCGCCGGCTTCCTCGGACTCGTCTACCTGTTCAACCGGAGTTCGCACACGACCGGCCAGAACCTCTCCCGGCTGATCGGAGTGAACGTCACCGACGAACTCCGGGCCGTCGAAGGCGACTTCGTGGCCCACCTCCAGGCGGCCATCCCGCACGACCTCGCCGGCTACTTTACCTTTATCTACCTGTTCGGTTTCATGTTCGTCCTGGTCTTTCCCGTGGTGGCGTACTTTCTCCTCCCGACGCGCCGGTATCTCACGACGCTGTTCGTCGCCTACGCCGTCAACTACGGCATCGGGGCGATCTGTTACGTGGTCTTTATCGCGTACGGGCCGCGGAAAACGTTCGCCCACGTCGGCCAGCCGATGTACGAACTGTACCCGGAGGTCTCGACGCTCACAGGCGCGGTGAACTCGAGCGCGAACGTCTTTCCCTCCCTGCACGCGTCGCTGGCGGTCACCGTCGCCCTGCTGGCTTGGCTGACCCGCGACGAGTACCCCCGCTGGACGTGGATCGCGACGGCCGTCACGATCAACATCGTCATCGCGACCATGTTCCTCGGGATCCACTGGCTGATCGACGTGGTCGCCGGGGCCGTCCTGGCCGTCCTGAGCATCCTGATCGCGCTGCGCGTCGTCCCCCCGATGGAGGACGTCGATCGCGACCCGAGAGCCGCGCTGGGGAACCGGAAGCCGTGA